A stretch of the Malus sylvestris chromosome 10, drMalSylv7.2, whole genome shotgun sequence genome encodes the following:
- the LOC126585231 gene encoding transcription factor bHLH139-like — MEHSEAVSEGEWTSLSGMYIAEEVDFMSQLLGKFSNQTSSMGITPDAFWSGGNYEGSNYYSSETSYSNSLEGNFSGGNRTFYPTSSSESYYLSESSHPMLVTNNSKISMSIDFGAGDVIKTLNSSLIEGDHDQCLNQETSDGNAEESGGNPAEAVALGNQRFDMTAVKEQSMEEINPTKNSLKVSQSLENVQMKKRNIRAKKSQQVTASNNEEDGNAAGLNRQSYSCCSGDDQSNIVASHSHENSQELSGGVSITSTSSLSPTEVAALNLSGKSRARRGSATDPQSLYARKRREKINARLRVLQGLIPNGTKVDISTMLEEAVHYVKFLQLQIKLLSSDDTWMYAPIYYSGMNLGLDLKLTTPQQS, encoded by the exons ATGGAGCATAGTGAAGCTGTTTCAGAGGGAGAATGGACCTCTCTCAGTGGGATGTACATTGCTGAGGAGGTAGATTTCATGTCCCAGTTgcttggaaaattttcaaaccaaacaTCAAGCATGGGAATAACTCCGGATGCTTTTTGGTCTGGTGGCAACTATGAAGGTTCAAATTATTATTCATCAGAAACATCTTATTCAAATTCACTGGAGGGTAATTTTAGTGGTGGTAATAGGACTTTTTACCCCACTTCAAGCAGTGAGAGTTACTACTTGAGTGAATCTTCTCACCCCATGTTGGTAACAAACAACAGCAAAATCTCTATGTCTATTGATTTTGGTGCTGGAGATGTgatcaaaaccctaaattcctCTCTCATTGAAGGAGATCATGATCAATGCTTGAACCAAGAAACAAGCGATGGCAATGCAGAAGAGAGTGGTGGAAACCCGGCTGAAGCTGTGGCCCTTGGCAATCAGAGATTTGATATGACTGCAGTAAAAGAACAATCCATGGAGGAAATTAACCCCACCAAGAATTCATTGAAAGTATCTCAAAGCTTAGAAAAT GTTCAAATGAAGAAGAGGAACATAAGGGCAAAGAAAAGCCAGCAGGTGACAGCTAGCAACAATGAAGAAGACGGTAATGCCGCTGGGCTCAACAGACAGAGCTACAGTTGCTGCTCAGGAGATGATCAGTCCAATATTGTTGCCTCACATTCCCATGAGAATTCTCAGGAGCTGAGTGGAGGAGTTAGTATTACTTCAACTTCAAGCTTGAGTCCAACAGAGGTTGCAGCTCTCAACTTGAGTGGCAAATCAAGAGCTAGAAGGGGGTCAGCCACTGATCCCCAAAGCCTCTATGCAAGG aaaagaagagagaaaataaatgCGAGGCTGAGAGTCCTGCAGGGCCTTATCCCCAATGGAACAAAG GTTGATATTAGCACAATGCTTGAGGAAGCTGTCCATTATGTGAAATTTTTACAACTCCAAATTAAG CTGTTAAGCTCTGATGATACGTGGATGTATGCTCCCATCTATTACAGTGGAATGAACCTAGGACTTGATCTGAAGCTCACCACACCACAGCAATCATAA
- the LOC126586535 gene encoding vacuolar-sorting receptor 3-like, producing MMELQSSAALGFFLGFLLLSMANGRFVVEKNSLRVTSPDKIKGTYDSAIGNFGIPQYGGSMAGAVLYPKQNQKGCKEFSEFGIKFESRPGALPTFVLVDRGDCFFALKVWNAQKAGASAVLVADDIEEALITMDSPEEDGSTAKYIENITIPSALIEKSFGQILKKAINAGDMVNVNLDWREAVPHPDDRVEYQLWTNSNDECGVKCDMLMEFMKDFRGAAQILEKGGYTQFTPHYITWYCPQAFTLSKQCKSQCINHGRYCAPDPEQDFSSGYDGKDVVLENLRQLCVFRVVNETKKPWVWWDYVTDFQIRCPMKEKKYNKECADGVIKSLGLDIKKIEKCMGDPNADSENTVLKEEQDAQVGKGSRGDVTILPTLVVNNRQYRGKLEKGAVLKAICSGFEETTEPAVCLSTDVETNECLDNNGGCWQNKAANLTACKDTFRGRVCECPLVDGVQFKGDGYTTCEASGPGRCKVNNGGCWHEARDGHAFTACTDNGEVQCQCPPGFKGDGVKSCEDIDECKERKACQCPECSCKNTWGSYDCSCGGNLLYIRDHDTCISKASGGGKSAWVAVWVILLGLAMAAGGAYLVYKYRLRSYMDSEIRAIMAQYMPLDSQAEVPNHVNEERA from the exons ATGATGGAGCTTCAGAGTTCAGCAGCGCTGGGATTCTTTCTAGGGTTTCTGCTGCTGTCTATGGCGAATGGGAGATTCGTGGTGGAGAAGAACAGCTTGAGGGTCACATCCCCGGATAAAATCAAGGGCACGTACGACAGTGCCATTGGCAACTTCGGGATTCCTCAGTACGGAGGCAGCATGGCCGGCGCCGTGCTGTACCCGAAGCAGAATCAGAAGGGATGCAAGGAGTTCTCTGAATTTGGGATTAAGTTTGAATCGAGACCCGGAGCTCTCCCAACTTTCGTTTTGGTCGATCGTGGAG ATTGTTTCTTTGCCTTGAAGGTTTGGAATGCCCAGAAAGCTGGGGCTTCTGCAGTTCTTGTTGCTGATGATATTGAGGAGGCATTAATAACCATGGACTCACCTGAAGAGGATGGTTCCACTGCCAAATACATTGAGAACATAACAATACCGTCTGCactcattgaaaaaagttttggcCAAATTTTAAAGAAAGCAATCAATGCTGGTGATATGGTCAATGTGAATCTCGACTGGAGAGAAGCTGTTCCGCATCCAGATGATCGTGTGGAATATCAACTGTGGACCAACAGCAACGATGAATGTGGGGTTAAATGTGACATGTTGATGGAATTTATGAAGGATTTTAGGGGTGCAGCCCAGATACTTGAAAAAGGCGGTTACACTCAGTTCACACCTCATTATATAACTTGGTACTGTCCTCAGGCATTTACCTTAAGCAAACAGTGCAAGTCTCAGTGCATCAATCATGGAAGATATTGTGCTCCTGATCCAGAACAGGACTTCAGCAGTGGTTACGATGGTAAAGATGTGGTTCTTGAAAATTTAAGGCAGCTATGTGTTTTTAGAGTGGTAAATGAGACCAAAAAGCCTTGGGTATGGTGGGACTATGTAACTGATTTTCAAATTAGATGTCCCATGAAGGAGAAAAAGTACAACAAGGAATGTGCTGACGGTGTCATTAAATCTCTTG GGCTTGATATTAAGAAGATTGAGAAGTGTATGGGAGACCCTAATGCAGACTCTGAAAATACTGTTCTGAAAGAAGAGCAAGATGCTCAG GTTGGAAAAGGATCAAGAGGTGATGTAACCATATTGCCTACCCTTGTTGTCAATAATCGCCAATACCGAG GCAAGTTGGAGAAAGGTGCAGTTCTGAAGGCCATCTGTTCTGGGTTTGAGGAAACTACTGAGCCAGCTGTTTGTCTGAGTACTG ATGTGGAGACGAATGAATGCTTGGATAATAATGGTGGTTGCTGGCAGAATAAAGCAGCCAACCTCACAGCCTGCAAG GATACATTTCGTGGAAGGGTATGTGAGTGCCCTCTGGTTGATGGTGTGCAATTTAAAGGAGATGGTTACACTACCTGTGAAG CGAGTGGGCCTGGGAGGTGCAAGGTAAACAATGGAGGTTGTTGGCATGAAGCTCGAGATGGGCATGCATTCACTGCTTGCACA GATAATGGAGAGGTCCAATGTCAGTGTCCTCCTGGGTTTAAAGGCGATGGTGTTAAAAGTTGTGAAG aTATTGATGAATGCAAAGAGAGGAAAGCCTGTCAGTGCCCTgaatgtagctgtaaaaatACCTGGGGGAGTTATGATTGCTCGTGCGGTGGAAATCTTCTGTATATCAGGGACCATGATACCTGCATAA GTAAGGCTTCTGGTGGGGGAAAGTCTGCCTGGGTTGCTGTGTGGGTTATTTTATTAGGCTTGGCGATGGCTGCTGGTGGGGCATACCTCGTGTACAAATACAGATTACGA TCATACATGGATTCGGAGATAAGAGCTATAATGGCACAATATATGCCTTTGGACAGCCAAGCCGAAGTTCCAAATCATGTGAACGAGGAGAGGGCATGA
- the LOC126584296 gene encoding uncharacterized protein LOC126584296, producing the protein MLILSFCLPWWLIPLVLNPINLLVIIQGFQVLILVLLVGINLFISLRRVKVKLIKDIGILILVPDSSFPIEVLLQHLFSLEFLDLLHHSLLVLLSSKYLVNYVINLVTLLNFVIQNSWNDKVVSPQSNIQALNTISSQSSSAPTSQIWLTNSGATNHMTADFSHLSMASPYPSNETVQTANGEGLQSHREDLVQKTMQ; encoded by the exons ATGCTAATTCTCAGTTTTTGTCTGCCATGGTGGCTAATACCTCTGGTCCTAAATCCCATCAATCTGTTGGTGATCATCCAGGGTTTTCAGGTCCTCATCCTGGTTTTGCTGGTGGGTATTAATCTTTTCATTTcactaagaagggtaaaggtAAAACTAATCAAGGATATAGGTATTCTAATCCTAGTCCCAGATAGCAGTTTCCCAATTGAGGTTCTCCTTCAGCACCTATTTTCTCTGGAGTTCTTGGACCTTCTCCATCACAGTCTGTTGGTTCTTCTTTCCAGCAAATACCTTGTCAACTATGTAATCAATTTGGTCACACTGCTCAATTTTGTCATTCAAAACAGTTGGAATGACAAGGTTG TCTCTCCTCAATCCAATATCCAGGCTCTGAACACAATATCTTCTCAGTCTTCTTCAGCTCCTACATCACAGATTTGGCTTACTAATTCGGGGGCTACAAACCATATGACTGCTGATTTCAGTCATTTATCCATGGCATCTCCTTATCCCTCTAATGAGACAGTGCAAACtgctaatggtg